One window of the Haloarcula halobia genome contains the following:
- a CDS encoding DUF7518 family protein, which yields MCGNRVEELEAHVKELEASVEGLTDELVECKVRLRELENAVDEDLGFGDDGTVSHQRADTPNTEDTDGADNREGVAAGSDGDAEADAESGSTEDSESDIIVA from the coding sequence ATGTGCGGCAACCGTGTCGAGGAACTCGAAGCGCACGTCAAGGAACTGGAAGCGTCCGTCGAGGGGCTCACAGACGAACTCGTCGAGTGCAAGGTCCGACTTCGCGAACTGGAAAACGCCGTCGACGAGGACCTCGGGTTCGGCGACGACGGCACGGTGAGCCACCAGCGGGCCGATACACCTAACACGGAGGACACCGACGGGGCTGACAACAGGGAGGGAGTCGCGGCCGGGTCCGATGGCGACGCCGAGGCCGACGCAGAGTCCGGGTCCACAGAGGACTCGGAGTCGGACATCATCGTCGCGTAG
- a CDS encoding DNA topoisomerase I, translated as MELIITEKDNAARRIAEILSEGSASTERRNGVNVYRWGDKRVVGLSGHVVGVDFPPEYSDWRDVEPSELIYADVTKEPTQENIVTTLQQLARRADEAVIATDYDREGELIGKEAYELIRAETDIPISRVRFSSITDREVTEAFADPDEVDFDLAAAGEARQIIDLVWGAALTRFLSLSARQLGNDFISVGRVQSPTLKLIVDREREIQAFEPEAYWELFADLAKDGSSFEAQYFYDDDGTEAERVKDEGEADAAHADLTSVDAAAVTSVRRRTREDSPPTPFKTTAFISAASSLGYSAQRAMSIAEDLYTAGYITYPRTDNTVYPEDLEEDALLDAFVGSPTFGEDAESLLEQDEIVATEGDEETTDHPPIHPTGELPSQSDLSDAEWELFELVVRRFFATVAEAATWEHLRVVADAAGRSLKANGKRLLEPGYHAVYPYSSASENHVPDVEEGEELAITAVRLEDKETQPPRRYGQSRLIETMEGLGVGTKSTRHNTIEKLYDRGYIEGDPPRPTKLAMAVVEAAEEFADHVTSEEMTAQLERDMTAIAEGEATLDEVTDESREMLEKVFEELEDSREEIGEYLQESLKADKTLGPCPECGEGMLVRRSRQGSYFVGCDGFPECRNTLPLPSTGSPQVLDEVCADHDMKHVKMLAGRDTFVHGCPRCEAEKAEASEDEVIGPCPECHQEEGGELAIKHLRSGSRLVGCTRYPDCDYSLPLPRNGDIEVTDEFCEDHDLPELVVDPASDDPWELGCPICNYEEYRARNAVEDLEDLNGIGGATAEKLEAAGVDSLDALREADPDVVAAEVQGVTAGKVRDWQDQLEA; from the coding sequence GTGGAGCTGATTATCACCGAGAAGGACAACGCCGCGCGCCGCATCGCGGAGATTCTCTCGGAGGGCAGCGCCTCGACCGAGCGACGCAACGGCGTGAACGTCTACCGCTGGGGCGACAAGCGGGTCGTCGGGCTCTCGGGCCACGTCGTCGGCGTCGACTTCCCGCCCGAGTACAGCGACTGGCGCGACGTCGAGCCCTCGGAGCTCATCTACGCCGACGTCACGAAGGAACCGACCCAGGAGAACATCGTCACGACGCTCCAGCAACTGGCCCGCCGGGCCGACGAGGCCGTCATCGCGACCGACTACGACCGCGAGGGCGAGCTCATCGGCAAGGAGGCCTACGAGCTCATCCGCGCCGAGACGGACATCCCCATCTCGCGGGTCCGCTTTTCCTCGATCACCGACCGCGAGGTCACCGAGGCGTTCGCCGACCCCGACGAGGTTGACTTCGACCTGGCGGCGGCCGGCGAGGCTCGCCAGATCATCGACCTGGTGTGGGGCGCGGCGCTGACGCGCTTCCTCTCGCTGTCGGCCCGCCAGTTGGGCAACGACTTCATCTCGGTCGGTCGGGTGCAGTCACCGACGCTGAAGCTCATCGTCGACCGCGAGCGCGAGATACAGGCCTTCGAACCCGAAGCCTACTGGGAGCTGTTCGCCGACCTCGCGAAGGACGGGTCCAGTTTCGAAGCCCAGTACTTCTACGACGACGACGGCACCGAGGCCGAACGCGTCAAGGACGAGGGCGAGGCCGACGCGGCCCACGCCGACCTGACGAGCGTCGACGCCGCGGCGGTGACGAGCGTCCGCCGGCGCACCCGCGAGGACAGTCCGCCGACGCCGTTCAAGACAACCGCCTTCATCTCGGCGGCCAGCTCGCTGGGCTACTCGGCCCAGCGCGCGATGTCTATCGCCGAGGACCTCTACACCGCCGGCTACATCACCTACCCCCGGACCGACAACACGGTCTACCCGGAGGACCTCGAGGAGGACGCCCTGCTCGACGCCTTCGTCGGGTCGCCGACGTTCGGCGAGGACGCCGAGTCGCTGCTCGAACAGGACGAGATCGTCGCCACCGAGGGCGACGAGGAGACGACCGACCACCCGCCCATCCACCCGACCGGCGAGCTCCCCTCGCAGAGCGACCTGTCGGACGCCGAGTGGGAGCTATTCGAGCTCGTCGTCCGCCGGTTCTTCGCGACGGTCGCCGAGGCCGCCACCTGGGAGCACCTGCGCGTCGTCGCCGACGCCGCCGGCCGCTCGCTGAAGGCCAACGGCAAGCGCCTTCTCGAGCCGGGCTACCACGCCGTCTACCCCTACTCCAGCGCCAGCGAGAACCACGTCCCCGACGTCGAGGAGGGCGAGGAGCTGGCCATCACCGCGGTCCGCCTGGAGGACAAGGAGACCCAGCCGCCCCGCAGATACGGCCAGTCGCGGCTCATCGAGACCATGGAGGGGCTCGGGGTGGGGACGAAGAGCACGAGACACAATACCATAGAGAAACTCTACGACCGCGGCTACATCGAGGGCGACCCGCCCCGGCCGACGAAGCTCGCGATGGCCGTCGTCGAGGCTGCCGAGGAGTTCGCCGACCACGTCACCAGCGAAGAGATGACCGCCCAGTTAGAGCGGGACATGACCGCCATCGCCGAGGGCGAGGCCACGTTAGACGAGGTGACCGACGAGTCCCGCGAGATGTTAGAGAAGGTCTTCGAGGAACTCGAGGACTCGCGCGAGGAGATCGGCGAGTACCTCCAGGAGTCGCTGAAGGCCGACAAGACGCTGGGGCCGTGCCCGGAGTGTGGCGAGGGCATGCTCGTCCGGCGCTCGCGTCAGGGCTCGTACTTCGTCGGCTGTGACGGCTTTCCCGAGTGTCGCAACACCCTCCCGCTGCCCTCCACCGGGAGCCCGCAGGTGCTCGACGAGGTCTGTGCGGACCACGACATGAAACACGTCAAGATGCTCGCGGGTCGGGACACCTTCGTCCACGGCTGTCCCCGCTGCGAGGCCGAGAAGGCCGAGGCGAGCGAGGACGAGGTCATCGGCCCGTGTCCCGAGTGCCACCAGGAGGAAGGCGGCGAACTCGCGATCAAGCACCTCCGCTCGGGGTCACGGCTCGTCGGGTGTACGCGCTATCCCGACTGTGACTACTCGCTGCCCCTGCCCCGAAACGGCGACATCGAGGTGACCGACGAGTTCTGCGAGGACCACGACCTGCCCGAACTCGTCGTCGACCCCGCCAGCGACGACCCCTGGGAACTTGGCTGTCCCATCTGTAACTACGAGGAGTACCGGGCTCGCAACGCCGTCGAGGACCTGGAGGACCTGAACGGCATCGGCGGCGCGACCGCCGAGAAGCTCGAGGCCGCCGGCGTCGACTCGCTGGACGCCCTGCGCGAGGCCGACCCCGACGTCGTCGCTGCGGAGGTCCAGGGCGTGACCGCCGGCAAGGTCCGCGACTGGCAGGACCAGCTCGAGGCCTGA
- a CDS encoding DICT sensory domain-containing protein yields MTIARFIDAVSTGGKTLTVYNEDEPAPLVRMLRRMVDTPTVDVREGSSDDGAVTDAVTLEDENGAELGMSSLEDIARSVLMVNSDLYTTGTRPVDEVQTPEVLANLEETTFSVSGKQKMLLIQMSRHIESLALQHGDGTLHAGFQYLSRIDDERGTRRVYERLVERDVDVHLYGVPDSELSVSEDVAVYTSPTEELRRSWFVVHTGCPDPAKAALVAEETGDNEWRGCWTFDGEVTDAVTEYVENTYRS; encoded by the coding sequence GTGACCATTGCACGGTTCATCGACGCGGTCAGCACGGGGGGGAAGACGCTGACCGTGTACAACGAGGACGAACCCGCCCCGCTGGTGCGGATGCTCCGGCGGATGGTCGACACGCCGACGGTCGACGTGCGTGAGGGGTCCAGCGACGACGGGGCGGTGACGGACGCGGTCACGCTGGAAGACGAGAACGGCGCGGAACTCGGCATGTCGTCGCTCGAGGACATCGCCAGGAGCGTCCTGATGGTCAACTCCGACCTCTACACCACCGGGACGCGCCCCGTCGACGAGGTTCAGACGCCGGAGGTGCTCGCGAACCTCGAGGAGACGACCTTCTCCGTCTCGGGCAAACAGAAGATGCTGCTCATCCAGATGTCCCGCCACATCGAGTCGCTGGCGCTCCAGCACGGCGACGGAACACTCCACGCGGGATTCCAGTACCTCTCGCGCATCGACGACGAACGGGGGACGCGCCGGGTCTACGAGCGACTCGTCGAACGGGACGTCGACGTCCACCTCTACGGCGTTCCGGACAGCGAACTGTCGGTGAGCGAGGACGTCGCGGTCTACACGTCGCCGACCGAGGAGCTCCGGCGCTCCTGGTTCGTCGTCCACACCGGGTGCCCGGACCCGGCCAAGGCGGCGCTGGTGGCCGAGGAGACGGGCGACAACGAGTGGCGCGGGTGCTGGACGTTCGACGGCGAGGTGACCGATGCGGTCACCGAGTACGTCGAGAACACGTACCGTTCGTGA
- the gatB gene encoding Asp-tRNA(Asn)/Glu-tRNA(Gln) amidotransferase subunit GatB, with protein sequence MTAQAAESGELAAVIGLEVHVQLETDTKIFCGCSTDVADDDPNTHTCPVCLGLPGALPVVNEGAVEAAVKVGKAIDADIPEETAFHRKNYYYPDLPKNFQITQYDAPICQDGELEFGVEGERRSVAIRRAHLEEDPGSIKHVREGTGPLESRTCSIDRADYTLVDYNRAGTPLMEVVTEPDFRAPKEVRSFLEKLEEVLEYLGVFDATRDGSLRIDANLSMVDASEVDDDGTIDESVLADANRTEVKNISSHKGAEQALAFEASRQRKLIESGRAVEQETRHFNETHGNTVSMRSKEEEKDYRYFREADLPPLRVSHWKAELSIPELPDARRERFVAEYGLSEEAASKLTSTKQVADFFEDVAEQFDADLAATWVADNLLGELNYRDMQITDVSGRFDEVTRLVELVANEEITAKNAHETVLRQMLDEGEDPDTVVEREGLGKTSGDAVQQAVEEAIEENPDAVQDYDDGEGGAINFLVGQVMQKTGGSADPGEVNGLLRDALDE encoded by the coding sequence ATGACTGCACAAGCCGCCGAGTCCGGCGAACTCGCGGCCGTCATCGGGCTGGAGGTCCACGTCCAGCTCGAGACGGACACGAAGATATTCTGTGGCTGTTCGACCGACGTCGCCGACGACGACCCCAACACCCACACCTGTCCGGTGTGTCTCGGCCTGCCGGGCGCGCTCCCGGTCGTCAACGAGGGGGCCGTCGAAGCCGCCGTGAAGGTCGGCAAGGCCATCGACGCCGACATCCCCGAGGAGACCGCCTTCCACCGGAAGAACTACTACTACCCCGACCTGCCCAAGAACTTCCAGATCACCCAGTACGACGCGCCCATCTGCCAGGACGGCGAACTGGAGTTCGGCGTCGAGGGCGAGCGACGCTCGGTCGCCATCCGGCGGGCCCACCTCGAAGAGGACCCCGGCTCGATCAAGCACGTCCGCGAGGGCACCGGGCCGCTGGAGTCCCGGACCTGCTCTATCGACCGGGCCGACTACACGCTCGTCGACTACAACCGCGCCGGGACGCCCCTGATGGAGGTCGTCACCGAGCCCGACTTCCGCGCCCCCAAGGAGGTCCGTTCGTTCCTCGAGAAGCTCGAGGAAGTACTGGAGTACCTGGGCGTCTTCGACGCCACCCGCGACGGCAGCCTGCGCATCGACGCCAACCTCTCGATGGTCGACGCGAGCGAGGTGGACGACGACGGGACCATCGACGAGTCGGTCCTCGCGGACGCCAACCGTACCGAGGTCAAGAACATCTCCAGCCACAAGGGTGCCGAGCAGGCCCTGGCCTTCGAGGCCTCGCGCCAGCGCAAACTCATCGAGTCGGGCCGCGCCGTCGAACAGGAGACGCGCCACTTCAACGAGACCCACGGCAACACCGTCTCGATGCGCTCGAAAGAGGAGGAGAAGGACTACCGCTACTTCCGCGAGGCCGACCTGCCGCCGCTCCGGGTCAGCCACTGGAAGGCGGAACTCTCGATTCCGGAACTGCCCGACGCGCGCCGCGAGCGGTTCGTCGCCGAGTACGGCCTCAGCGAGGAGGCCGCATCGAAACTCACCTCGACGAAACAGGTCGCGGACTTCTTCGAGGACGTCGCCGAGCAGTTCGACGCCGACCTGGCGGCGACGTGGGTCGCCGACAACCTGCTTGGCGAACTCAACTACCGCGACATGCAGATCACGGACGTCTCGGGACGGTTCGACGAGGTGACCCGCCTGGTCGAACTGGTCGCGAACGAAGAGATCACCGCGAAGAACGCCCACGAGACCGTGCTCCGGCAGATGCTCGACGAGGGCGAGGACCCCGACACCGTCGTAGAGCGCGAGGGCCTGGGCAAGACCTCCGGCGACGCCGTCCAGCAGGCTGTCGAGGAAGCCATCGAGGAGAACCCCGACGCCGTGCAGGACTACGACGACGGAGAGGGCGGCGCCATCAACTTCCTCGTCGGCCAGGTGATGCAAAAGACCGGCGGCAGCGCGGACCCCGGCGAAGTGAACGGGTTGCTTCGGGACGCGTTGGACGAGTAG
- the smc gene encoding chromosome segregation protein SMC, translating to MHIKELVLDNFKSFGRKTRIPFYEDFTTISGPNGSGKSNIIDAVLFALGLARTSGIRAEKLTDLIYNPGHADEDAEYSGERQASVEVILANEDRTLERSQVVNAAGTEDIGDVDEIAIKRRVKETEDNYYSYYYINGRSVNLGDIQDLLAQAGVTPEGYNVVMQGDVTEIINMTAGSRREIIDEIAGVAQFDQKKADAFEELEVVQDRIDEAELRIEEKQGRLDQLEDERETALEYQSLREEKEEYEGYRKAAELEDKREELAAVTEAIDDLESELTDLQAELDERQGKVIRLEDELHELNNEIERKGEDEQLAIKREIEEIKGDISRLEDKIATAEAAVEDAENERRQAFVKIDRKQETVDDLESDIRETKVAKSNVKADIADKESELADVQSRIDAVGEEFEEVKEELEAKRERLETLKSERNDLQREQDRLLDEARRRSNEEDEKRDAIEDLEAEIPDLEAEIADLETELEKAEKNKATIGEVVDDLREEKRELQSDVDDLEDEISAKQQEYAELEAKAGQDGDSSYGRAVTAILNADRAGVHGTVGQLGGVDPEYATACETAAGGRLAHVVVDDDGVGQSCIEYLKSRNAGRATFLPITQMQPRSLPSLPSADGVVDFAYNLVDFDPEYQGIFSYVLGDTVIVDDMSTARDLMGDYRMVTLDGDLVEKSGAMTGGSSSGTRYSFSGGAGKLERVAQRITELEDQRADVRADLRDVEERLDDARDRETEATEQVRDIQHSIEQTEREVEETRERIEQLEADLEEIAGQREAVAEEMDELEADIEAKNDEIATLQGDIDDLEAEVADSELPALTDEREAIEDEIDALEDRLDDRDAELNELQLEKQYAEDAIEDLHDDIEAAQNRKAEHEERIVELEAKVEEKEAEKAEKEAEVADLEDELADLKAEREDLREDLQAAKEARDEQQAAVTEVERDLEDERETEDRLEWEIDELEGQVGDYDPEDVPDHDTVESEIERLAGEMEALEPVNMRAIEEYDRVADDLADLEDKRETLIEEADGIRDRIETYEARKKETFMASFDAINEQFEDIFERLSNGTGHLHLEDEADPFEGGLTMKAQPGDKPIQRLNAMSGGEKSLTALAFIFAIQRHNPAPFYALDEVDAFLDAKNADLVGELVDELASDAQFVVVSHRSALLERSERAIGVMMQGDNVSAVTGIDLSGDGPEDEEVPADD from the coding sequence ATGCACATCAAAGAGCTCGTCCTTGACAACTTCAAGAGCTTCGGTCGCAAGACTCGAATCCCCTTCTACGAGGATTTCACCACCATCAGCGGCCCGAACGGCTCGGGCAAGTCCAACATCATCGACGCCGTCCTCTTCGCACTCGGCCTGGCCCGTACGTCGGGCATCCGCGCAGAGAAGCTGACCGACCTCATCTACAACCCCGGGCACGCCGACGAGGACGCCGAGTACAGCGGCGAGCGCCAGGCCAGCGTCGAGGTCATCCTCGCCAACGAGGATCGGACGCTCGAGCGCTCGCAGGTGGTCAACGCCGCCGGCACCGAGGACATCGGCGACGTCGACGAGATCGCCATCAAGCGCCGCGTCAAGGAGACCGAGGACAACTACTACTCCTACTACTACATCAACGGTCGCTCGGTCAACCTCGGGGACATCCAGGACCTGCTGGCCCAGGCCGGCGTCACGCCCGAGGGCTACAACGTCGTCATGCAGGGCGACGTCACCGAGATCATCAACATGACCGCCGGGTCTCGTCGGGAGATAATCGACGAGATCGCCGGCGTCGCCCAGTTCGACCAGAAGAAGGCCGACGCCTTCGAGGAACTCGAGGTGGTCCAAGACCGCATCGACGAGGCCGAACTGCGCATCGAGGAGAAGCAGGGCCGCCTCGACCAGCTCGAGGACGAACGCGAGACGGCCCTGGAGTACCAGTCGCTCCGCGAGGAGAAAGAGGAGTACGAGGGCTACCGGAAGGCCGCCGAACTCGAGGACAAGCGCGAGGAACTCGCGGCGGTCACCGAGGCCATCGACGACCTCGAGTCGGAACTGACCGACCTCCAGGCCGAACTCGACGAGCGCCAGGGGAAGGTCATCCGCCTGGAGGACGAGCTCCACGAGCTCAACAACGAGATCGAGCGCAAGGGCGAGGACGAACAGCTCGCCATCAAGCGGGAGATAGAGGAGATAAAGGGCGATATCTCGCGGCTCGAGGACAAGATCGCGACCGCCGAGGCGGCCGTCGAGGACGCCGAGAACGAGCGCCGCCAGGCGTTCGTCAAGATCGACCGCAAGCAGGAGACGGTCGACGACCTGGAGAGCGACATCCGCGAGACCAAGGTCGCGAAATCCAACGTCAAGGCCGACATCGCCGACAAGGAGAGCGAGCTCGCCGACGTCCAGTCCCGCATCGACGCCGTCGGCGAGGAGTTCGAGGAGGTCAAGGAGGAACTCGAAGCGAAACGCGAGCGCTTAGAGACGCTCAAAAGCGAGCGCAACGACCTCCAGCGCGAGCAGGACCGCCTGCTGGACGAGGCCCGTCGCCGCTCGAACGAGGAAGACGAGAAGCGAGACGCCATCGAGGACCTGGAGGCCGAGATCCCGGACCTCGAAGCCGAGATCGCGGACCTCGAGACGGAACTCGAGAAGGCAGAGAAGAACAAGGCGACCATCGGCGAAGTGGTCGACGACCTGCGCGAAGAGAAACGGGAACTGCAGTCGGACGTAGACGATCTCGAGGACGAGATCAGCGCGAAACAGCAGGAGTACGCCGAACTCGAGGCCAAGGCCGGCCAGGACGGCGACTCCTCGTACGGTCGGGCAGTCACGGCCATCCTGAACGCCGACCGGGCGGGCGTCCACGGGACCGTCGGCCAGCTGGGCGGGGTCGACCCCGAGTACGCCACCGCCTGCGAGACGGCCGCCGGCGGCCGACTCGCCCACGTCGTCGTGGACGACGACGGCGTCGGCCAGTCCTGCATCGAGTACCTGAAGTCGCGCAACGCCGGCCGGGCGACGTTCCTCCCCATCACGCAGATGCAGCCCCGAAGCCTGCCGTCCCTGCCCAGCGCAGACGGCGTCGTCGACTTCGCGTACAACCTCGTGGACTTCGACCCCGAGTACCAGGGCATCTTCTCGTACGTGCTCGGCGACACCGTCATCGTCGACGACATGAGCACAGCGCGGGACCTGATGGGCGACTACCGGATGGTCACGCTGGACGGCGACCTCGTCGAGAAGAGCGGCGCGATGACCGGCGGGTCCTCCTCGGGGACGCGCTACTCGTTCTCGGGGGGCGCTGGGAAACTAGAGCGGGTCGCACAGCGCATCACCGAACTGGAGGACCAGCGCGCCGACGTGCGCGCCGACCTCCGGGACGTCGAGGAGCGCCTCGACGATGCCCGCGACCGCGAGACCGAGGCGACCGAGCAGGTCCGCGACATCCAGCACAGCATCGAGCAGACCGAACGCGAGGTCGAGGAGACCCGCGAGCGCATCGAGCAACTCGAGGCCGACCTCGAGGAGATCGCTGGCCAGCGCGAGGCCGTCGCCGAGGAGATGGACGAGCTGGAGGCCGACATCGAGGCCAAGAACGACGAGATCGCGACGCTCCAGGGCGACATCGACGATCTCGAAGCGGAGGTCGCTGACTCGGAACTCCCGGCGCTGACCGACGAGCGTGAGGCCATCGAGGACGAGATCGACGCCCTGGAGGACCGACTGGACGACCGGGACGCCGAACTCAACGAACTGCAACTGGAGAAACAGTACGCCGAGGACGCCATCGAGGACCTCCACGACGACATCGAGGCGGCCCAGAACCGCAAGGCTGAACACGAGGAGCGCATCGTCGAACTCGAAGCGAAAGTCGAGGAGAAGGAGGCCGAGAAAGCCGAGAAGGAGGCCGAGGTCGCGGACCTCGAGGACGAACTGGCCGACCTCAAAGCGGAACGCGAGGACCTGCGCGAGGACCTCCAGGCGGCAAAGGAGGCCCGCGACGAGCAACAGGCCGCCGTCACCGAGGTCGAACGCGACCTCGAGGACGAACGCGAGACCGAGGACCGTCTCGAGTGGGAGATAGACGAGCTCGAGGGCCAGGTCGGCGACTACGACCCCGAGGACGTCCCGGACCACGACACGGTCGAGTCCGAGATCGAGCGCCTCGCCGGCGAGATGGAGGCCCTGGAACCGGTCAACATGCGCGCCATCGAAGAGTACGACCGCGTGGCCGACGACCTCGCTGATCTCGAGGACAAGCGCGAGACGCTCATCGAGGAGGCCGACGGCATCCGCGACCGCATCGAGACCTACGAGGCCCGCAAGAAGGAGACGTTCATGGCGTCGTTCGACGCCATCAACGAGCAGTTCGAGGACATCTTCGAGCGCCTCTCGAACGGCACGGGCCACCTCCACCTCGAGGACGAGGCGGACCCCTTCGAGGGCGGACTGACGATGAAGGCCCAGCCCGGCGACAAGCCCATCCAGCGGCTCAACGCCATGTCCGGCGGGGAGAAGTCCCTGACTGCGCTGGCCTTCATCTTCGCCATCCAGCGCCACAACCCCGCGCCGTTCTACGCGCTCGACGAGGTGGACGCCTTCCTCGACGCGAAGAATGCCGACCTCGTCGGCGAACTGGTCGACGAACTCGCGAGCGACGCCCAGTTCGTCGTCGTCTCGCACCGCTCGGCCCTGCTGGAACGCTCCGAGCGCGCCATCGGCGTGATGATGCAGGGCGACAACGTGAGTGCCGTGACCGGCATCGACCTCTCCGGCGACGGCCCGGAGGACGAGGAGGTGCCGGCGGATGACTAG
- a CDS encoding aryl-sulfate sulfotransferase, with protein sequence MFPSIRSRRWAVRGVVALLVLSLLTPMLVSAVTHEPSDAQTLQRGTLTSPANGTTVVSAQGYTFQGNTNRKKPARLVAVDERGRLGWTHRNPEGTSGWFFDIDPLPNGNLLVVSPREGKTLVYEYDPDTQERVWKRLLPYEDTHDVDMLNDTALVISHMRAWEASNETSMDEIVVYNLTTDEVTWTWAYRNHFPPSTDGGMDEDWTHSNDVDVVGDDHFLVSPRNFDQVLLINRTTKEIDMRLGEDGNHSILNEQHNPDFLRGEDGTPTMLVADSGNNRVVEYAYTNGTWTRTWSVGSNTLNWPRDADRLPNGNTLITDTLNHRVIEVTPTGEVVWEYYVTWGPYDSERIAHGDGSNGPTIREQNATGTYDITGSANLSAGGEQNVSVGTFIEATFAGTPLAGVASEVSTVWGHYAPWLRPVWMTGWALFYGLLAAALAIAWLLAEVGFLGYRHLRARRDGAPEPAD encoded by the coding sequence GTGTTCCCGAGTATCAGGTCGCGCCGCTGGGCCGTCCGCGGCGTCGTCGCCCTCCTCGTCCTGTCGCTGCTGACTCCGATGCTGGTCAGTGCGGTGACACACGAACCGTCGGACGCACAGACACTGCAACGTGGCACGCTGACCAGTCCCGCGAACGGGACGACGGTGGTCAGCGCGCAGGGCTACACCTTCCAGGGGAACACCAACCGCAAGAAGCCCGCCCGCCTCGTGGCGGTGGACGAACGCGGCCGCCTGGGGTGGACCCACCGGAACCCCGAGGGGACCAGTGGCTGGTTCTTCGACATCGACCCGCTGCCCAACGGGAACCTGCTCGTGGTCTCGCCCCGCGAGGGCAAGACGCTCGTCTACGAGTACGACCCCGATACCCAGGAGCGGGTCTGGAAGCGGCTGCTCCCCTACGAGGACACTCACGACGTGGACATGCTCAACGACACCGCGCTGGTGATCTCACACATGCGAGCGTGGGAGGCGTCCAACGAGACGTCGATGGACGAGATCGTCGTCTACAACCTCACGACCGACGAGGTGACCTGGACCTGGGCCTACCGGAACCACTTCCCGCCCTCGACCGACGGCGGGATGGACGAGGACTGGACCCACAGCAACGACGTCGACGTCGTCGGCGACGACCACTTCCTGGTCTCGCCGCGCAACTTCGACCAGGTGTTGCTCATCAACCGCACCACCAAGGAGATCGACATGCGTCTCGGCGAGGACGGGAACCACAGCATCCTCAACGAGCAGCACAACCCCGACTTCCTCCGTGGAGAGGACGGGACGCCGACGATGCTGGTCGCCGACAGCGGCAACAACCGCGTCGTCGAGTACGCCTACACGAACGGCACGTGGACCCGGACCTGGAGCGTCGGGTCGAACACGCTGAACTGGCCCCGTGACGCCGATCGACTCCCGAACGGCAACACGCTCATCACGGACACGCTGAACCACCGCGTCATCGAGGTCACGCCTACCGGCGAAGTCGTCTGGGAGTACTACGTGACCTGGGGCCCCTACGATTCAGAGCGCATCGCCCACGGCGACGGGTCGAACGGGCCGACCATCCGCGAGCAGAACGCCACCGGCACCTACGACATCACGGGCAGCGCCAACCTCTCGGCCGGCGGCGAGCAGAACGTCTCGGTCGGGACGTTCATCGAGGCCACGTTCGCCGGGACGCCGCTTGCCGGCGTCGCGAGCGAGGTGAGCACCGTCTGGGGCCACTACGCGCCGTGGCTCCGTCCGGTGTGGATGACCGGGTGGGCGCTGTTCTACGGCCTGCTGGCGGCCGCCCTTGCGATCGCCTGGCTGCTGGCGGAGGTTGGCTTCTTGGGCTATCGCCACCTCAGGGCCCGTCGGGACGGGGCGCCGGAACCGGCCGACTAG